A single Phoenix dactylifera cultivar Barhee BC4 chromosome 1, palm_55x_up_171113_PBpolish2nd_filt_p, whole genome shotgun sequence DNA region contains:
- the LOC103704355 gene encoding uncharacterized protein LOC103704355 yields MEGNMSAGNMIPGSSPYGAFDLQVSMAMQQQQNPHGCFHHQQQHPNQSQHQGPMVHQPMNNIFCQSVGQMSECEQQPMLQMMDYNKVDYGKNTTSEDDDTEDGADLPNESVREKKAAPWQRVKWTDRMVKLLITVISYLNEDTSELDISAKRKLTMLQKKGKWKLVSKVMAEKNCYVSPQQCEDKFNDLNKRYKRLTEILGRGTSCKVVENPALLDYMPYISEKAKNDVRKILSSKHLYYEEMCSYHNKNRLHLPADPEVQRSVQLLLKISDDHDTKRAARDDFDEDDQEDSDDREDDVVDNDTLFRDTGGSSFSKRMKQGLEREDLSFTNSLGPQINPRRPYSQSSSFDVNQAFPESSASWAQKQLIRSRAIQLEEQRLQIQAEMLEIERRRFKWKHFCRKKDSELDRMRMQNERMKLENERLAFELKRKELELELY; encoded by the coding sequence ATGGAAGGGAATATGTCAGCAGGAAACATGATCCCGGGGTCTTCTCCTTATGGTGCATTTGATCTCCAAGTTTCAATGGCGATGCAGCAGCAACAGAACCCACATGGATGCTTTCACCATCAGCAGCAACATCCAAACCAGTCCCAACATCAGGGTCCAATGGTTCATCAACCAATGAACAATATTTTCTGCCAGTCGGTTGGTCAGATGAGTGAGTGCGAACAGCAGCCTATGCTTCAGATGATGGACTACAATAAGGTTGACTATGGCAAAAACACGACAAGTGAGGATGATGACACTGAGGACGGAGCTGATCTTCCCAATGAAAGTGTcagagagaagaaggctgctCCGTGGCAGAGGGTGAAGTGGACGGACAGAATGGTTAAGCTTCTCATAACTGTGATTTCTTACTTAAATGAAGATACTAGTGAACTTGACATTAGTGCAAAGAGAAAACTCACCATGTTACAGAAAAAAGGAAAGTGGAAGTTGGTGTCCAAAGTCATGGCTGAGAAAAATTGCTATGTATCACCCCAACAGTGTGAAGACAAGTTTAATGATCTGAATAAAAGGTACAAGAGGCTTACAGAAATTCTTGGCAGAGGCACATCTTGCAAGGTTGTGGAGAATCCTGCACTATTAGACTATATGCCTTACATTTCTGAAAAGGCAAAGAATGATGTGAGGAAGATCTTAAGCTCGAAGCATCTTTATTATGAAGAGATGTGCTCGTACCATAACAAGAATCGCTTACATCTACCTGCTGATCCTGAAGTTCAGCGCTCTGTGCAGTTGCTTCTGAAAATTAGTGATGATCATGACACAAAAAGGGCTGCACGAGATGATTTCGATGAAGATGATCAAGAAGATAGTGATGATAGGGAAGATGATGTTGTGGACAATGACACACTGTTTAGAGATACTGGAGGTTCATCCTTTTCAAAGAGGATGAAGCAAGGGCTGGAGCGTGAAGATTTGAGTTTTACAAACTCTTTGGGCCCTCAAATTAATCCTAGAAGACCTTATTCTCAAAGCTCTTCTTTTGATGTGAACCAAGCATTCCCTGAATCTAGCGCTTCTTGGGCACAGAAGCAGTTGATTAGGTCACGTGCAATTCAGCTGGAAGAACAAAGGCTGCAGATTCAAGCAGAGATGTTGGAGATAGAGAGGCGGCGATTCAAATGGAAGCATTTTTGTCGGAAGAAGGACAGTGAATTGGATAGGATGAGAATGCAAAATGAAAGGATGAAACTTGAGAATGAACGCCTGGCATTTGAACTGAAGCGCAAGGAGTTAGAGCTGGAGCTTTACTGA